A single Arcobacter sp. LA11 DNA region contains:
- the hypA gene encoding hydrogenase maturation nickel metallochaperone HypA has product MHEYSIVQSLLESCEEHARTNESTKVVKVIVKIGVLSGVEPDLLQTAFDTFKEKTVCDGAEFIINHQKVVISCLACDEESTLEKNEFSCPKCQSNQVKVIDGEDMYLMSLEME; this is encoded by the coding sequence ATGCATGAATATAGTATTGTTCAGTCTTTATTAGAGAGTTGTGAAGAACATGCAAGAACTAATGAATCAACAAAAGTTGTTAAAGTTATTGTAAAAATTGGAGTATTATCTGGAGTAGAACCAGATTTATTACAAACTGCTTTTGATACTTTTAAAGAAAAAACTGTCTGTGATGGTGCAGAATTTATAATAAATCATCAAAAGGTTGTCATATCTTGTTTAGCATGTGATGAAGAATCAACATTAGAAAAAAATGAGTTTTCATGTCCAAAATGTCAATCCAATCAAGTAAAAGTTATAGATGGTGAAGATATGTATTTAATGTCCCTTGAAATGGAATAA
- a CDS encoding enoyl-CoA hydratase-related protein, translating into MKILLLISSFNSLSQRVYCELKELNHEVSICLGNEKNLIEDINDINPDIIFCPFLKEYLTHDIYETYPTFILHPGIIGDRGHQSLDHAINEEKEQWGVVILKANEELDGGDIYASSQFKMRITSKGSIYRNEVCDATSNALKDLLNNLQDSNFKPIPQIQNDIHETLTQKKRKIDWGKDTTDVIIKKINMSDSYPGVKENLLGIDCFLYGVCKEDTFKGKSKEILAKRDGAICIATSDGAIWVSHLKKEGSFKLPATYVLKDKIKGIKEHRIPLFLEDSKNTFHEIYVEKKDDIAYLHFDFHNGAMNSEQAIRLKYAVEYLKEECKVLVLMGGEEFFSNGIHLNILEDSKKQGEDGWSNINAMNDVVKSILFAEDIITVASFSKNAGAGGVFLGLVCDYCIARDGIVLNPHYQTMGLSGSEYHTFSFYKRVEKNIADEILFKCIPVGNAKAKKIGMIDEVYPSINYQENLEIFCKNLISDENKYEDFIDEKKDFIFDNEEKIEKLKEKELQRMYPEFWDKNSSFHYLRNEFIYKKEHKDSLKRLKEL; encoded by the coding sequence ATGAAAATATTACTTCTAATTTCTTCATTTAACTCACTTTCTCAAAGAGTATATTGTGAGTTAAAAGAACTAAACCATGAAGTAAGTATCTGTCTTGGAAATGAAAAAAACTTAATAGAAGATATAAATGATATAAACCCTGATATAATTTTCTGTCCATTTTTAAAAGAGTATCTAACTCATGATATTTATGAAACATATCCTACTTTTATACTTCATCCTGGAATCATAGGAGATAGAGGACATCAATCTTTAGACCATGCTATAAATGAAGAAAAAGAGCAGTGGGGTGTAGTGATTTTAAAAGCAAATGAAGAATTAGATGGTGGTGATATTTATGCTTCAAGCCAATTTAAAATGAGAATTACAAGTAAAGGTTCTATTTATAGAAATGAAGTTTGTGATGCTACTTCAAATGCTTTAAAAGATTTACTTAATAATCTTCAAGATTCAAATTTTAAACCAATTCCTCAAATACAAAATGATATCCATGAAACATTAACTCAAAAGAAAAGAAAAATTGATTGGGGAAAAGATACAACTGATGTAATAATTAAAAAAATTAATATGAGTGATTCTTATCCAGGAGTAAAAGAAAACTTACTTGGAATTGATTGCTTTTTATATGGAGTTTGTAAAGAAGATACCTTTAAGGGCAAAAGCAAAGAGATATTAGCAAAAAGAGATGGTGCAATTTGTATAGCTACAAGTGATGGCGCAATTTGGGTAAGTCATTTAAAAAAAGAAGGTAGTTTTAAACTTCCAGCTACTTATGTATTAAAAGATAAAATTAAAGGTATAAAAGAGCATAGAATACCTCTTTTTTTAGAAGATTCAAAAAATACTTTTCATGAAATATATGTTGAAAAAAAAGATGATATTGCATATTTACATTTTGATTTTCATAATGGTGCTATGAATTCTGAACAAGCAATACGTTTAAAGTATGCAGTAGAGTATTTAAAAGAAGAGTGTAAAGTTTTAGTTTTAATGGGTGGTGAAGAGTTTTTCTCAAATGGAATTCATCTTAATATTTTAGAAGATAGTAAAAAACAAGGTGAAGATGGTTGGAGTAATATCAATGCTATGAATGATGTTGTCAAATCAATTTTATTTGCAGAAGATATTATAACTGTTGCCTCTTTTTCTAAAAATGCTGGAGCTGGTGGAGTTTTTTTAGGTCTTGTCTGTGATTATTGTATTGCTAGAGATGGAATTGTTTTAAATCCTCATTATCAAACTATGGGTTTAAGTGGTAGTGAGTACCATACTTTCTCTTTTTATAAAAGAGTTGAAAAGAATATTGCAGATGAAATTCTTTTTAAATGTATTCCTGTTGGAAATGCAAAAGCTAAAAAAATAGGAATGATTGATGAAGTTTATCCAAGTATTAATTATCAAGAGAACTTAGAGATTTTCTGTAAAAATTTAATTAGTGATGAAAATAAATATGAAGACTTTATAGATGAGAAAAAAGATTTTATATTTGATAATGAAGAAAAAATAGAAAAATTAAAAGAGAAAGAACTTCAAAGAATGTATCCAGAGTTTTGGGATAAGAATAGTTCTTTCCACTATTTACGAAATGAATTTATTTATAAAAAAGAACATAAAGATAGTTTAAAAAGATTAAAGGAATTATAA
- the hypE gene encoding hydrogenase expression/formation protein HypE, with protein MKTITLAHGNGGQENNELISKVFYKAFKNDILEKSEDAAVIHNGELAFSTDSFTVSPLFFAGADIGKLAVCGTCNDLAMMGAQPKYLTCSVIIEEGFDTKSLEKIVRSMKKELEVNGAIVVSGDTKVVPKGSVDKIFINTTGVGEIQKKGISSNSITSEDMILVSRDIGAHGATIFAAREGIDMNTSLQSDCASLYPQVKALIDADIKITALRDATRGGVSAVLNEWAKQSDICVEVDEDKIPVSDEVNGICELLGFEAMALANEGTFVLAIAKEDAQKALDILKQTNETASIIGSVTDQYVGRVVLNSAWGTKRFLELPTGELLPRIC; from the coding sequence ATGAAAACAATTACACTAGCCCATGGAAACGGTGGTCAAGAAAACAACGAACTTATTTCAAAAGTTTTTTATAAAGCTTTTAAAAATGATATCTTAGAGAAAAGTGAAGATGCAGCGGTTATTCATAATGGTGAGCTAGCATTTTCTACTGATTCTTTTACAGTTAGTCCTCTATTTTTTGCGGGAGCAGATATAGGTAAACTGGCAGTTTGTGGAACTTGTAATGATTTAGCAATGATGGGAGCACAACCAAAATATCTTACGTGTTCTGTAATCATAGAAGAGGGTTTTGATACAAAAAGTCTAGAAAAGATTGTAAGAAGCATGAAAAAAGAGCTTGAAGTAAATGGTGCAATTGTAGTAAGTGGTGATACAAAGGTTGTACCAAAAGGTAGTGTAGATAAGATTTTTATAAATACAACTGGAGTTGGAGAAATACAAAAAAAAGGTATTTCTTCAAATAGTATTACTAGTGAAGATATGATTTTAGTAAGTAGGGATATTGGAGCTCATGGTGCAACTATTTTTGCTGCACGTGAAGGTATTGATATGAATACTTCTTTACAAAGTGATTGTGCTTCACTATATCCTCAAGTAAAAGCTTTAATTGATGCAGATATTAAAATAACTGCATTAAGAGATGCAACTAGAGGTGGAGTTTCTGCTGTATTAAATGAGTGGGCTAAACAATCAGATATTTGTGTCGAAGTTGATGAAGATAAAATTCCAGTATCTGATGAGGTAAATGGTATTTGTGAATTACTTGGATTTGAAGCAATGGCTTTAGCAAATGAAGGGACATTTGTATTAGCAATTGCAAAAGAAGATGCCCAAAAAGCACTAGATATTTTAAAACAAACAAATGAAACAGCAAGTATAATTGGAAGTGTAACAGATCAGTATGTAGGAAGAGTTGTTCTAAATTCTGCTTGGGGAACTAAAAGATTTTTAGAATTACCAACTGGTGAATTACTTCCTAGAATCTGTTAG
- the hypD gene encoding hydrogenase formation protein HypD, with protein MSDLQLKDLYDGFRDPDTIKAFKKIIDEDAKKLEHPINIMEVCGGHTHTIMKYGIPQLLPDNINFVHGPGCPVCIMPKERIDHAYVLSMQEDVILVTLGDMIKVPGSNGSLQDARSKGADVRFVYSPLDCLKIANENKDKKIVFFAIGFETTTPMTAALMDTVIKQDIKNIYFHINHVTVPEVMRELIDSRDEHVDSYNHQIDAFLGPSHVSVISGSKIYEEFPRDYKKPVVVAGFEPVDVMQSISMIVKQFIENRCELEIEYKRLVSYDGNKKAQDLINIYFEKISLFKWRGLGNIKDSGLKLRDEYAKYDAEVIYKDILPIAQIEDHKLCICGDILRGMASPPECTIFGTACKPSTPIGSCMVSSEGACAAYYKYGNLL; from the coding sequence ATGTCTGATTTACAATTAAAAGATTTATATGATGGGTTTAGAGACCCTGATACTATAAAAGCTTTCAAAAAGATTATCGATGAAGATGCAAAAAAATTAGAACATCCAATTAACATAATGGAAGTATGTGGTGGACATACTCATACTATTATGAAATATGGTATTCCTCAACTTTTGCCAGATAATATTAACTTTGTACATGGTCCTGGTTGTCCAGTATGTATCATGCCTAAAGAGAGAATTGACCATGCATATGTTTTAAGTATGCAAGAAGATGTAATACTTGTAACACTTGGAGATATGATAAAAGTTCCAGGTTCAAATGGAAGTTTACAAGATGCAAGAAGTAAAGGTGCAGATGTAAGGTTTGTATATTCACCTTTAGATTGTTTAAAAATTGCAAATGAAAATAAAGATAAAAAGATAGTTTTCTTTGCTATTGGATTTGAAACAACTACTCCTATGACTGCTGCTCTAATGGACACAGTTATTAAACAAGACATCAAAAATATATATTTTCATATAAATCATGTAACAGTTCCAGAAGTAATGAGAGAACTAATAGATAGTAGAGATGAACATGTAGATTCTTATAATCATCAAATAGATGCTTTCTTAGGACCTTCTCATGTTAGTGTTATAAGTGGTAGTAAGATTTATGAAGAGTTTCCAAGAGATTATAAAAAGCCAGTAGTGGTTGCTGGATTTGAACCTGTTGATGTAATGCAATCAATCTCTATGATAGTAAAACAGTTTATTGAAAATAGATGTGAGTTAGAAATAGAGTATAAAAGACTTGTATCATATGACGGAAATAAAAAAGCTCAAGATTTAATCAATATATACTTTGAGAAGATAAGCCTTTTTAAATGGAGAGGTTTAGGAAATATAAAAGATTCTGGGCTTAAATTAAGAGATGAATATGCTAAATATGATGCAGAAGTTATATATAAAGATATTTTACCAATAGCCCAAATAGAAGATCATAAGCTTTGTATTTGTGGAGATATCTTAAGAGGAATGGCAAGTCCTCCTGAATGTACTATCTTTGGAACAGCATGTAAACCAAGTACTCCTATTGGTTCATGTATGGTATCAAGTGAAGGTGCGTGTGCGGCATACTACAAGTATGGAAACTTGTTATAA
- a CDS encoding HypC/HybG/HupF family hydrogenase formation chaperone — protein MCLSIPSKVTHIDEESNVCTVDTMGVERKASLDLIDQPVVIGDYVLIHIGFAMNKIDEEDALASLEVYREIIEKMEEEDRRQAILEDDNCPNRG, from the coding sequence ATGTGTTTATCAATCCCTTCAAAAGTAACTCATATAGATGAAGAAAGTAATGTTTGTACCGTTGATACTATGGGCGTAGAGAGAAAAGCATCTTTAGATTTAATTGACCAACCAGTTGTTATTGGTGATTATGTACTTATTCATATTGGTTTTGCTATGAATAAAATAGATGAAGAAGATGCTCTAGCTTCTTTAGAAGTCTATAGAGAAATTATAGAAAAAATGGAAGAAGAGGATAGGCGTCAAGCAATCCTTGAAGATGATAATTGTCCTAATAGAGGCTAG
- the hypB gene encoding hydrogenase nickel incorporation protein HypB: MCQDCGCSITDHHHHDHDHSHDHSHDHGHSHDSHSHQAAHETLAHNPQLNDSKTISVIKKILDKNDHEAGHNRAHFDNHKVLGINLMSSPGSGKTTLLEHMNDLCDFNYGVVEGDLETNRDADRLKAKGIKAVQIQTGSACHLDAFMVHKGLHDMPLADLDVCFVENVGNLVCPASYDVGTHLNIVLVSVPEGEDKIAKYPVMFRAADLILITKTDLLPYFDYDVEKEKMEARKLKPNVDILEVSTKDEKSLQAVVDWINFKRKMR; this comes from the coding sequence ATGTGCCAAGATTGCGGATGTAGTATAACAGACCACCATCATCACGACCATGACCATTCACATGATCATTCTCATGACCATGGACACTCTCACGATAGTCATAGCCACCAAGCAGCTCATGAGACTTTAGCCCATAATCCACAGCTAAATGATAGTAAAACAATTTCAGTTATCAAAAAGATTTTAGATAAAAATGACCATGAAGCAGGTCATAATAGAGCTCATTTTGATAATCATAAAGTATTAGGTATCAACCTTATGTCAAGTCCTGGAAGTGGAAAAACTACTTTACTTGAACATATGAATGATTTATGTGATTTTAATTATGGTGTTGTTGAAGGTGATTTAGAAACAAACCGAGATGCTGATAGATTAAAAGCAAAAGGAATTAAAGCTGTACAGATACAAACTGGTTCAGCCTGTCATTTAGATGCATTTATGGTTCATAAAGGTTTACATGATATGCCATTAGCTGATTTAGATGTATGTTTTGTAGAAAATGTAGGAAACCTTGTATGTCCAGCTTCTTATGATGTAGGAACTCACTTAAATATTGTATTAGTTTCAGTACCAGAAGGTGAAGATAAGATTGCTAAATATCCAGTTATGTTTAGAGCAGCTGATTTAATTCTTATTACAAAAACTGACTTACTTCCATATTTTGATTATGATGTGGAAAAAGAGAAGATGGAAGCTAGAAAATTAAAACCAAATGTAGATATTTTAGAAGTATCAACAAAAGATGAAAAAAGCTTACAAGCAGTTGTAGACTGGATTAATTTTAAAAGAAAGATGAGATAG
- a CDS encoding MFS transporter: protein MNNITKLTIFTLLLLSMTTMMSNVAIVTALPHLKEDFSYINNIEFYSRLMLTLPSLVIALLAPVLGHLIFKYGKKRSATIALTIFTLSGSSGLFLQSIESLLISRALFGICVAVLMIVSTSLVGDYFKEEARHKFMGYQSAFIATGGMVFVVGGGFLSDINWRYSFGIYLIGFILLPLVMTQIKEFKIDTIQEEETQINPKMFFIYFLAFFYMLIFFILPTQIPFLLIEDFGASGKFAGSIIAIAFLANAFGAITFSKLKTKFSFPTIFLIALIIIAIGFSGIGLNHNLYLFYFITPFLGFGGGIMMTNLTAWMLSRTTLKRRVKTSGYFTSSLFLGQFSSPIVFHPFVDKLGVQNFFLLIGISLIVITLFSILKLKLRS, encoded by the coding sequence ATGAATAATATAACAAAGCTAACAATTTTTACTCTACTTTTATTATCAATGACAACTATGATGTCAAATGTGGCTATTGTTACAGCATTACCACATTTAAAAGAAGATTTCAGTTATATAAACAATATAGAGTTTTATTCAAGACTGATGCTTACTTTACCCTCTTTAGTTATTGCACTTTTAGCTCCTGTTCTTGGACATCTAATATTTAAGTATGGAAAAAAAAGAAGTGCAACAATAGCACTTACTATTTTTACTCTAAGTGGAAGTTCTGGTCTATTTTTACAAAGTATTGAATCTTTACTTATCTCAAGGGCTTTATTTGGTATTTGTGTAGCTGTACTTATGATAGTTTCTACTTCATTAGTTGGAGATTATTTCAAAGAAGAAGCTAGACACAAATTCATGGGATATCAAAGTGCTTTCATAGCAACAGGAGGTATGGTATTTGTCGTAGGTGGTGGTTTTTTATCAGACATTAACTGGAGATACTCTTTTGGTATTTATTTAATAGGTTTTATTCTTTTACCTTTAGTAATGACTCAAATAAAAGAGTTTAAGATAGATACGATCCAAGAAGAAGAAACACAAATCAATCCAAAAATGTTTTTTATCTATTTTCTTGCATTTTTTTATATGCTAATATTTTTTATATTACCTACTCAAATTCCATTTTTACTTATAGAAGATTTTGGAGCAAGTGGAAAATTTGCAGGTTCTATTATTGCAATTGCATTTTTAGCAAATGCTTTTGGTGCAATAACTTTTTCAAAATTGAAAACAAAGTTTTCATTTCCTACAATTTTTCTAATAGCTTTAATCATTATTGCAATTGGATTTTCAGGAATTGGATTAAATCATAACTTATATTTGTTCTACTTCATTACTCCATTTTTAGGTTTTGGTGGTGGAATTATGATGACAAATCTTACTGCATGGATGTTAAGTCGAACTACCTTAAAAAGAAGAGTTAAAACTTCTGGTTATTTTACTAGTTCATTATTCTTAGGCCAGTTTTCTTCACCTATAGTTTTTCATCCTTTTGTAGATAAATTAGGAGTACAAAATTTCTTTTTACTTATTGGTATTTCACTTATAGTTATAACTCTATTCTCTATATTAAAATTAAAATTAAGAAGCTGA
- a CDS encoding DUF808 family protein, with the protein MAGILGYLSVLADDISTLAGKTVITATKSLATSLDDVGILFDDIVTYTKLAGIKSSGILVDDLAAISSFTNETTSNILKKELEKANSVEELKQNIKNLDEKTQQEVLQELEQIKNDAIKKAQKSAAARELPIVYKIARGSLKNKFIIIPVVLLLSSISPWLIAPALILGGIYLAYEGVEVILEKLFHHKSHNTEEEKETLSNEEFEEQKVKSAIKTDFILSFEIIVIALSLLSQSDFLVKLSVLVVIGLLTTVGVYGIVALIIKLDDIGFYLEEKDSNSSKVIGKALIKSMPVIIKTISIIGTVAMLAVGGGIVAHETHALNFLEHSINSLGNISGIVSFLTEILFGIVIGYIAVKLQALLNYVTKKFKTNK; encoded by the coding sequence ATGGCAGGGATTCTTGGATACTTATCTGTTCTAGCAGATGACATTAGCACACTAGCAGGTAAAACAGTAATTACTGCGACGAAATCATTAGCAACTTCACTTGATGATGTGGGGATTTTATTTGATGATATAGTTACATATACAAAACTTGCAGGTATAAAATCTTCAGGTATATTAGTAGATGACCTAGCTGCTATTTCTAGTTTTACAAATGAAACTACTTCTAATATCTTAAAAAAAGAATTAGAAAAAGCAAACTCAGTAGAAGAGTTAAAACAAAATATAAAAAATCTAGATGAAAAAACTCAACAAGAAGTTTTACAAGAACTAGAACAAATAAAAAATGATGCAATAAAAAAAGCTCAAAAAAGTGCTGCTGCGAGGGAACTTCCTATTGTTTATAAAATAGCTCGAGGTAGTTTAAAAAACAAATTTATAATTATTCCTGTAGTTCTACTTCTAAGTAGTATCTCTCCTTGGCTTATTGCACCTGCACTTATTTTAGGTGGTATATATTTAGCTTATGAAGGTGTAGAAGTAATTTTAGAAAAACTTTTTCATCATAAATCACATAATACAGAGGAAGAAAAAGAAACCTTATCAAATGAAGAGTTTGAAGAACAAAAAGTAAAAAGTGCAATAAAAACAGATTTTATTTTATCATTTGAAATTATAGTTATAGCACTTAGTCTTTTATCTCAAAGTGATTTTTTAGTTAAGCTTTCAGTTCTAGTAGTAATTGGACTATTAACTACAGTTGGTGTTTATGGAATAGTTGCACTTATTATTAAGCTTGATGATATTGGTTTTTATTTAGAAGAAAAAGATTCTAATTCTTCTAAAGTTATTGGAAAAGCATTAATAAAATCTATGCCAGTTATTATAAAAACTATCTCTATTATTGGTACAGTAGCTATGCTTGCAGTTGGAGGAGGAATAGTTGCACATGAAACTCATGCCTTAAATTTTTTAGAACATTCAATTAATAGTTTAGGAAATATTTCAGGAATTGTTTCATTCCTAACAGAAATTCTATTTGGTATTGTAATTGGATATATTGCAGTAAAATTACAAGCACTTTTAAACTATGTTACTAAAAAGTTTAAAACTAATAAATAA
- a CDS encoding ABC transporter substrate binding protein, translating into MNLLSKILLLFILVFNTISFSKENKKILILHSYHHTFNWTDRLNNGIFSVLDKNDANTEYFIEYMDTKRFVNIKHYDNLAKIYYEKYKNTKFDLIISSDNNAFNFLKKYNNSIFKSVPVSFCGVNSLVKKDVENFENFTGTNEQADITKNIELIKTLHPNTNKIYIIIDTTTTGSQIKKQVDLAIKKYPNKNLVFEFISDITYNNLKTKVKNLPKNSVILLTVFFRDKDNNFFEWNDVSIMLSKNANVPVYSPWEFEGIIGGYSISSFFQGKAAGTIAKKILEGKKVKDIPIEYVSPNKYIFNYEKLLQHGINQDLLPKNSIIQNKPITFYEHYKKEIILALILFIMMFIFIIILLRNIQKRKEAEIKIKKQLKFQQDLIDNVDTPIYYKDLEGKYIGCNRAFENFINQKKENIMGKSIYGLIPKKFAKIYDLKDKELLKSGEAQRYEEVLENNEKETKHLVFYKNIFYNEKQEIDGLIGVVFDITKIREYSLKLDSQNKELIEANKSRDDFLANMSHELKTPLNSINIISSVMMKNKDEKLNNEQVKNLKVINSCGQDLLFLINDVLDISKLEAGEIIINYQVFDFYECMNKLKNMIEPQATKKGLTLVLKYESDVRLINSDEQRIAQILKNLLSNALKFTQKGEIRIIVKDSNNFISICVEDDGIGIAKEKLDSIFDRFKQVDGSTSRIYGGTGLGLSICKELANLLKGSIDVQSVLNVGTKFILNLPKNTNKANEKENIEKPKTVNNYKKEKTLEDLDGKIKEEKKNILIFNNDPISYLKIIVKLKNDYEVTQINNEKDLFEELENKNNYSHIIIDTNNLNLEELEKINPQNKLILIVEKEKELSKNLLKNASYTYNKPLNTEDFIENINLL; encoded by the coding sequence ATGAATTTATTATCTAAAATATTACTATTATTCATACTAGTCTTTAATACTATTTCTTTTTCTAAAGAAAATAAAAAAATACTTATATTACACTCATATCATCATACATTTAACTGGACAGATAGACTAAATAATGGTATTTTTTCAGTACTTGATAAAAATGATGCAAATACCGAATACTTCATTGAATATATGGATACAAAAAGATTTGTAAATATTAAACATTATGATAATTTAGCAAAAATTTATTATGAAAAATATAAAAATACAAAATTTGACTTAATAATTAGTTCAGACAATAACGCTTTCAATTTTTTAAAAAAATACAATAACTCAATATTTAAATCTGTACCAGTTTCATTTTGTGGAGTTAATAGTTTAGTAAAAAAAGATGTGGAAAACTTTGAAAACTTTACAGGAACAAATGAACAAGCAGATATTACAAAAAATATAGAATTAATAAAAACACTTCATCCTAATACAAATAAAATCTATATAATCATAGATACGACAACAACGGGAAGTCAAATAAAAAAACAAGTTGATTTAGCAATAAAAAAATATCCTAATAAAAATCTAGTTTTTGAATTTATTAGTGATATTACTTATAATAATTTGAAAACTAAAGTAAAAAACTTACCCAAAAATAGCGTGATTCTTTTGACCGTATTCTTTAGAGATAAAGATAACAATTTCTTTGAATGGAATGATGTATCAATAATGCTTAGCAAAAATGCAAATGTACCTGTATATTCTCCATGGGAATTTGAAGGTATTATAGGAGGATATTCAATTAGTTCTTTTTTTCAAGGAAAAGCTGCTGGAACAATTGCAAAAAAGATATTAGAAGGGAAAAAAGTAAAAGATATTCCCATTGAGTATGTAAGTCCTAACAAATATATTTTTAATTATGAAAAATTATTACAACATGGTATAAACCAAGACTTATTACCTAAAAATAGTATTATTCAAAATAAGCCTATTACTTTTTATGAACACTACAAAAAAGAGATAATCTTAGCACTTATACTTTTTATCATGATGTTTATATTTATAATTATACTGTTAAGAAATATTCAAAAAAGAAAAGAAGCAGAAATAAAAATAAAAAAACAATTAAAATTTCAACAAGATTTAATAGATAATGTCGATACTCCAATTTATTATAAAGACTTAGAAGGGAAATATATCGGATGTAATAGAGCTTTTGAAAACTTTATAAACCAGAAAAAAGAAAATATTATGGGAAAATCTATTTATGGTCTTATTCCTAAAAAATTTGCAAAAATATATGATTTAAAAGATAAAGAACTTTTAAAAAGCGGAGAAGCTCAAAGATATGAAGAAGTATTAGAAAATAATGAAAAAGAGACTAAACACTTAGTATTTTATAAAAATATATTTTATAACGAAAAACAAGAAATTGATGGACTTATAGGAGTTGTATTTGATATTACAAAGATACGAGAGTATTCATTAAAACTTGATTCTCAAAATAAAGAATTAATCGAAGCAAATAAATCTAGAGACGATTTTCTTGCAAATATGAGTCATGAACTAAAAACTCCTCTAAATTCTATAAATATTATATCTTCTGTTATGATGAAAAATAAAGATGAAAAACTAAATAATGAACAAGTTAAAAATCTAAAAGTTATCAATAGCTGTGGACAAGATTTACTTTTTCTAATAAATGATGTTTTAGATATTTCTAAACTTGAAGCTGGGGAGATTATCATAAATTATCAAGTATTTGATTTTTATGAATGTATGAATAAACTAAAAAATATGATAGAACCACAAGCTACAAAAAAAGGTTTGACTCTAGTATTAAAATATGAAAGTGATGTTAGACTAATTAATTCTGATGAACAAAGAATTGCACAAATTTTAAAAAATCTATTAAGTAATGCTCTAAAATTTACACAAAAAGGAGAAATTCGAATAATTGTAAAAGATTCGAATAATTTTATTAGTATTTGTGTTGAAGATGATGGAATTGGAATTGCTAAAGAAAAATTAGATTCTATCTTTGACAGATTTAAACAAGTAGATGGAAGTACAAGTAGAATATATGGAGGAACTGGTCTTGGATTATCAATTTGTAAAGAATTAGCTAATTTATTAAAAGGCTCGATTGACGTTCAAAGTGTTCTAAATGTGGGGACAAAATTTATACTAAACCTTCCCAAAAATACTAATAAAGCTAATGAAAAAGAAAACATAGAAAAACCAAAAACTGTTAATAACTATAAAAAAGAAAAGACTTTAGAAGATTTAGATGGCAAAATAAAAGAAGAAAAGAAAAATATATTAATTTTTAATAATGACCCTATAAGTTATTTAAAGATAATTGTAAAATTGAAAAATGATTATGAGGTAACCCAGATTAATAATGAAAAAGATCTTTTTGAAGAACTAGAAAATAAAAACAACTATTCTCATATAATAATTGATACGAATAATTTAAACCTAGAAGAGTTAGAAAAAATTAATCCTCAAAATAAATTAATTCTAATCGTTGAAAAAGAAAAAGAACTATCAAAGAACTTACTAAAAAATGCAAGCTATACATATAACAAACCACTTAATACTGAAGATTTTATAGAAAATATCAATCTTCTATAA